ACAATGCAACATCTAATTCCACAAATTAAGTTctctgaagattttttttaattttatttcatattGCATGCATAATGCTCCTTCTCCTATTCCCTTTGTCTGTGTACATAATGTCAGGCTGTTTTAAATGTCCCATTTTGGGATACATTTCTCTTGTGATTCTGCAAATGCCCACTGACTTTCTCAGTGTCTCTAATACCACGATTTCTCCACCCATTTCCCTTTGCACCCCACCTCCTCCGCTGGTTTCACAGAGCGGGTCAGAAGAGGTGGCTGAACGGCGCCCTGGCAGAGGAGTCGGCCACCAAGAGGTCCCGCACCTCATCCGTCAGCTCTGCCTCTGGAGGTCCCAGCACGGCCGGGGCCCGCAACGCCATCATGAGCTCCTACAGCTCCACACGCACTGCCTCCAAGGTGAGACTGAAGTAACGTGGGATGAGGAGTTAACTCCATAGTGCGCACATAGAGAAAACTTGGAAGAATAGAACTGGGAAGGATGGATGATCAGTGGAATTGTTAAGCGTTTGTTGGCGTGTTGGTGTTTTTTCCCATCCACTCAACATTATAACTGTTTGTTGgttgtctgggtttttttttttttgccaactcCACTTCAAGTTCAAGTGAAATGTACTGTCTTAATCTTGCATTGAAAATATTGTTGAAATGAAAGTATTAAAAAAACGGCTTGTGAGTCATTtttcaaaagtatttttttttttcatcatttaaATTCCAAATATGAAACTCAAATGTTACTTATTAATGCTGTACTTTGTTGTATTCCAGCGCAAGGCATCCAACAGCTCCAATCAGTCTCCCTCAACAAGCCTGGGATCCCCACGGCCTCAGACACCAGTCAGGGCAGCCAAAAAGCTCaggtactcactcacacacacatgaatacacacacacacacacgggcacagcaCTGTGAGTGATACAGCCattctcaatacacacacacacacacacacacacacacacacacacacacacacacacacacacacacacacacacacacacacacacacacaccacgggccGGGTTTTGGCTAAACACTCAGATGTTCAGCACCCTCTAGATTTGTCATATGCTACCTGCTTCAATAAGCCTGCGTGCTACCTATGAGGATTCACAGTGCAACCACGGGACGGGAGTATGCCAATAACCTGGCTAAGTAGTTATTCAGGTTACGATAACCTCGAGGTAGTGGTCAATCATGGAATACAACATCCTGCAGTCCTTATCTTCGTAACTAAATGACACCTTTTCATGCAGGGTCATTTATCCAGGTTAATCCCATAACTATGTTCTTGGAATATTACCTGTCTCTTATACATCTTTGTTTTATTggttgttggttgtttttttggtGATATGCTTAGAAGTATAAAAGTTTTTTTCTTGTTCGTGGAACAGGGATGAGGGTACCAGTTCACCAAGCCTTTCCCTCGGAAAGTCTGACAAGTCTGACGCAGATTCTTCTTCAGCCTCAggtattttttttgttcagtttttttgttttgttatttatttgtttaaaaCACTTCCCATATATTTTCCCATGTCATATTTGTAATACTGTATTGTGTATATATAAACTTAGATGTGTCTTATTTTTGGATTTGGAGATAAGATAACTGTAAATTGTTGTTGTCTGTTTGCTGCAGAGAGCAAACCGGCTCCTGAAACTCCTAAATCTGTGGCTGCTGCCGACGTAAAGGATGCTGGATCTCAACGCAGACGCAAGATACCCCTCGTGTCCAAAAACAAAGACGGACATATACCACTGGTAAGTCAAACTTTGAATTCAAACAGTTAAAATGATGTGGCCATGGCCATGGCCTAAACAGCTAGGGCATCAAACTGCTGCGCTGGGGAACCGCGTTGGATTCTGGCCCGAAGTCATGTCCTGATCCTTCCCCAACTCTCGTATaccttcctgtcttctctcaAACTCTCTATTCATTAAAGACAAGAAAATAAGCAATAGTAAGTAAGACTATGTGActaggggagtattccaagaaactggctcagtagtaatccaggttaagctaaccttgaggtagtggcaaATCATCTAATACGTAGATGAGCTTGGagtcttattttttttaattaaataacaTCTGTGGTTTATCTatgagcaggtttaccacttcttgTAGGTtaccttagccaggtttatcacttaaccacatTCCTGGAATACCCCTCAAGGGGTGTTTAGTCATGTGTGGTGTTGACGGGTGACTATATGAATGGCTTTCCCCCACAGCCTCCTCCACCTGAGCTGGGCTACACCATCACGGTAGAGGACTTGGACAGGGAGAGGAAAGCCACACTCTCCCAAATTCAGAAGCTTCTGGAAGAACCTGGTACGTTCAACTTGAAGCCTGACATGTTTTTATTGCAATGGTTTGGTGGTTGCATCCGATGTTTACAGAACATTATCTCCATGTCTCAAACTCAAAATACTCAGTTCTCTCTGCAGATGTTATTTACCCTTACTCTGAACTGGTTTACAGTAACATAGATGGAAGAGTGTTTTGACTGAAGTTAGACTTCAATGTCCTCATGTTTTAACTTAacaatacttgccaccaccaccaccacaaacaatcttggattttgtttttcttgcagAGCCAGAgaagcctgctccagctccagctccagctgccCCTGCAGTCTCTGCCCCTTCCagctcccttctctccctcttctccacctccaccaccaccccagcaGCCACAGCCCCtgctccctccaccacctccaccactgcccCCACCGCAGCCAGCGAAAGCACTCCAGCTCCATCActtatctccacctcctcctccgctcccacACTTGCCCTGCCCACTCTTCCCTCCTCAGTGGCCCCTGAcacttcctccaccaccacctctaccctTGGGGTCACCCCTGCGGCTCCTGCCCCTGCCACCTCCACTGCTGCGGCTGCCCCAGCTCCTGCTCTCTCGCTGGGGCTGCCCTCGTCCACACTGCTCCCCacggccacctccacctccgcagcCAGCCAGCCCAACCCTCTGCTGGAGAGCCTGAAAGCCATGAAGTCATCTGCATTCGGAGGTGTGTATGAGGAAGATGGTAGAAACGGTGTTCTGCTATGGATTAAATTGAATAATTTATAAATATATAATTGATTGATCAATGACATTTATGTAACACACTCAACTCAACAAAAGTACAGCGCAACTGGGTGCTAATTCCATAAGAAATAATGTAAAAGAAACAAGAAAGTTACTTTATATTTTATTGCCCATTGAGGGCTGTCCTTCGTTTCTTTTTAAAAGGGAATAAATGCAACAGGAGTGTGTGGAATTCTTCTAGTTCAAATTTCAATAAGACTTTGTCATGTACCTGAAGAGAAATTCATTATCTCATCTCAACTGCACTGAGAAACTCCTCCGTCTTTTACCAGGGACATGTgatgagcaaaaaaaaacatttaatccatacaacagTGGCATTCGCTATTGTTGCACCACCCTGTGTGTtactactaaaacatcattgaccccaTTTAAGTCTCTTTCTATATCCAATTCTATTCTTTGTTTCCTCTTTCATCCCTTTTCAGCTCCTACCCAGCTGGCTCCAGCTGCCTCGTCCACAGCTACAACACTGGCCCCCGCGGCTGCCATCCTGGGCACGGGCACCCTGAAGACCGAGCTCACCTCCACAGcagcccccccctcctccctggcCTCCtccctggcagcagcagcagcagcagccccatcctcctccatagcaGCCCCGCGGCCCGCCCCCAACATGAACTCCGCCTTCGCCCAGGTCCTGGCTCAGCCTCTgcagcccccctcctcctcttcctccccctcccccctagcCGGAGCCACCCTGTTCGGCCTGGTCAAACCCACCGCCACCCTGGGCTCCGCGACGTTGACCCCACAGGCCAGCACGGCTGCCGCCTCGTCCTCAGCCTCCACGGCACCGGCAGCCGCCACCTCTGGCATCGCCACCTTTGGCTCCACCGCGCTGCCCTCCTCGGGCTTCAAGCCCATCTTCGGGGCGGTGGCCACGCCTGCGGCTTCTTCCTCCGCCGCCCCAGACAGCAAGCCGGCCGTGCCCACCTTCACAAACCTCTTCGGCGGCGGCACTAGCGCTGGCAATGTATTTGGTCAAGCAGCAGCAGCTACGACCGTGTCGTCCTCCGCTCCAGCCTCCACAACAGCAGCGCCGGCAGCATCAGGAGGTATCAGCCTGTTCGGAGGACTCGCCTCCAGCCAGTCTGCcgccgccccctcctcctcctccagcgctGCCGGCACCTTCACCTCCACGCCGGCCAAGTCCCTGTTTGGCGGcttcggagcaggagcaggagcggcGACGACGGCAGCGGGAGCAGCCACCTCCAACCCCCTCGCCAGCAGCACATTCCAGTTTGGAGCCGCCTCCTCCACGACCGCCACTAGCACAGGGGGAGCTGCGGCCTCCGCCGCCCCCACAGCCACCTCCTCCAGCACGGCTAGCTTCCAGTTCGGAggagcccagcagcagcagccttctACCCAGGGAGGCTTCACTTTCGGTGGGCAGAGCTCGACGACGACGCCGGCTCCGGCGAACCCCTTCGGAGGTTTCGGCATGGCGCCGGCAGCCTCCTCTGCGAACACGGCAGCTGCCACGGCTGCCTCCTCCGCCAGCACTACCACTACGGCGTCTCTGTTCGGGGGCGGCTTCACTAGCGGGTCACAGGCACAACCACCATCTGCGGCGGCCGCCAAGCCCTTCACATTTGGGGGTGCGGCACCTGCTGCGGCGGCACCATCGGCCTCTGGCACGGCGTCTCCGTTTACATTTGGGGGCGCGGGAGCCTCCGGCACGGCTGCCCCGGCTGCTGCTGCACCCACGTTCGGCTCCGGAGCCGCAGCCCCAGCAGCAGGGCAGTCGCTGTTTGGATCCAGCACTGGAGGCACCACGTCGGGCTTCTCGTTTGGGGGTGCAGCGAACGCCGCCGCCCCAGCCCCAGCCGCCACCACCACTTCCTCTACTGCCGCCTCCTCCGGCCTCCCCATGCCCACCTTCGGGAACCCCTCCTCCACACAGACTGCTGCTGCCAACCCCAGCTTTGCGTTCGGGGTGCAGCCCGCTGCCAACCCCATGGCATCCACCCCGGCGCCTGCCGCCAACTCGGGCAGCACGGGGGGCTTCAACTTTGGGTCGCCGGCCCAGACGCCCTCCTTCTCCTTTGGAAGCAGCGCGCCCAGCTTCCTCGGTaaggacaaaacaacaacaagtaGTTCTAGTTTCTATACTGTAAAATAGTAGTGCATACAGTAAtgtagccgtggcctaatggtaatcGTCGGTATATGGTTCTTGAGTCGTTTCAGAGATAATGTGACTGTAAGGTTGAAATGagtaataaagtagtaatagagtagtgttacCCCAGCAGACATTAGTACCCCACCTGACACTCCACCCAAAATACGAATGCTAATTTGAGTGTCAGTTGTGGTAAAATAACACGTCAGGTGGGATAATATCTTTAAACACGGTTCTatgcaggggtgatggtgaaaaaaaatcctgagcctgaactttttcccttgCTCTAATGACaagatacagctccaggcctttttattagaataccatgaaaaagttgatttatttccataattccatcaataatgttaaactgtcatggattgtagattcatggcccagttttttaactattccaatcattgaattgtttatttttacacattttggtcttccagctcaaaaaaaccatgaattggggaattcacatcattagaatattgtaataaaatcacaattt
This window of the Engraulis encrasicolus isolate BLACKSEA-1 chromosome 7, IST_EnEncr_1.0, whole genome shotgun sequence genome carries:
- the pom121 gene encoding nuclear envelope pore membrane protein POM 121; this encodes MSPKVKWRLAITAIILSVIVILYLILSRIPTYIYFFVISACAVVCYYKPIDVPFLSRLGLNPRHGLTIPAAFLNWLPGWSIRGESTNRRRNRTLPPSSAEPNNVRLPETSINSPDSTFNCTFYPRYNHMDREYSPSRFYGKTTLSSTKKRLSYGSAMESPTRILSPGRPFPLYQASTSSVGILPQPWDNFSPKSILRPRNTVVAQKTVRIARPDSHPNMSAFFDSLNAGGAGPSDGLGRQPEPCSRESVLSVLRESRKREVDKEDKRENSDGQYTKRSRHDSSGSGHSGQDALLANGAPSLQVPKAGQKRWLNGALAEESATKRSRTSSVSSASGGPSTAGARNAIMSSYSSTRTASKRKASNSSNQSPSTSLGSPRPQTPVRAAKKLRDEGTSSPSLSLGKSDKSDADSSSASESKPAPETPKSVAAADVKDAGSQRRRKIPLVSKNKDGHIPLPPPPELGYTITVEDLDRERKATLSQIQKLLEEPEPEKPAPAPAPAAPAVSAPSSSLLSLFSTSTTTPAATAPAPSTTSTTAPTAASESTPAPSLISTSSSAPTLALPTLPSSVAPDTSSTTTSTLGVTPAAPAPATSTAAAAPAPALSLGLPSSTLLPTATSTSAASQPNPLLESLKAMKSSAFGAPTQLAPAASSTATTLAPAAAILGTGTLKTELTSTAAPPSSLASSLAAAAAAAPSSSIAAPRPAPNMNSAFAQVLAQPLQPPSSSSSPSPLAGATLFGLVKPTATLGSATLTPQASTAAASSSASTAPAAATSGIATFGSTALPSSGFKPIFGAVATPAASSSAAPDSKPAVPTFTNLFGGGTSAGNVFGQAAAATTVSSSAPASTTAAPAASGGISLFGGLASSQSAAAPSSSSSAAGTFTSTPAKSLFGGFGAGAGAATTAAGAATSNPLASSTFQFGAASSTTATSTGGAAASAAPTATSSSTASFQFGGAQQQQPSTQGGFTFGGQSSTTTPAPANPFGGFGMAPAASSANTAAATAASSASTTTTASLFGGGFTSGSQAQPPSAAAAKPFTFGGAAPAAAAPSASGTASPFTFGGAGASGTAAPAAAAPTFGSGAAAPAAGQSLFGSSTGGTTSGFSFGGAANAAAPAPAATTTSSTAASSGLPMPTFGNPSSTQTAAANPSFAFGVQPAANPMASTPAPAANSGSTGGFNFGSPAQTPSFSFGSSAPSFLATSTPFNPQAAGGAMAFGSPQQSQAQGFNAQGGSPFGAPSPMGSFSIGAGSKPSSARQRLQARRVRKK